One Candidatus Hydrogenedentota bacterium genomic region harbors:
- the ychF gene encoding redox-regulated ATPase YchF, whose product MKVGLIGFARSGKTTIFNALTGATAEVGAYGNRDANVAVIKVPDARIDVLAEIFEPKKKTFAEIEFIDIAPVEGSEKALDNAALNLLKNTDALVHVVRNFKNDNVLHPREKVDPKRDVLSLEEELQLIDLIIIEKRLERLEKEHKKDLEYELLSRCKDQLESGAPLRSLELNAHEEGSLRNFTFLSQKPMMILVNNGEEAIGEEDPSGLGELADSLKLQAMDLCGALEMEVSGLSEEEQAAFREELGLGEASRTRFIQFVYDLLGLVSFLTAGKPEVRAWTIRKGTPAVDAAGVIHSDIKRGFIRAETVAYTHFIEAGSMAKAKEKGWVRLEGKEYVVQDGDMLLFRFNV is encoded by the coding sequence ATGAAAGTTGGGCTTATCGGATTCGCACGGTCTGGAAAGACCACGATATTTAACGCACTTACCGGCGCAACAGCCGAGGTAGGCGCCTATGGCAATCGCGATGCCAATGTAGCGGTGATCAAAGTACCTGATGCCCGCATCGACGTGTTGGCCGAGATTTTCGAGCCGAAGAAAAAGACCTTTGCCGAAATTGAATTTATTGATATTGCGCCTGTGGAAGGATCAGAAAAAGCGCTGGACAATGCTGCCTTGAATTTGCTAAAGAATACAGATGCCTTGGTACATGTGGTGCGTAATTTTAAAAATGACAATGTGCTTCATCCTCGGGAAAAGGTTGATCCCAAGCGGGACGTTCTTTCGCTGGAAGAGGAATTGCAGCTTATCGATTTGATCATTATCGAGAAGCGTTTGGAACGGCTCGAAAAAGAACATAAAAAAGACCTCGAATATGAGTTGTTGTCCCGCTGTAAAGACCAGTTGGAATCGGGCGCACCGCTGCGCAGCTTAGAACTGAATGCCCACGAAGAGGGCTCCTTGCGTAATTTTACCTTTCTGTCCCAAAAGCCCATGATGATTTTGGTCAATAACGGGGAGGAAGCAATTGGAGAGGAAGACCCCTCGGGACTGGGCGAGCTTGCAGATTCCCTCAAGCTGCAGGCTATGGACTTATGCGGCGCTTTGGAGATGGAGGTGAGCGGACTGAGCGAAGAGGAACAGGCCGCTTTCCGCGAGGAATTAGGGTTGGGGGAGGCGTCGCGAACGCGCTTTATCCAATTCGTTTATGATCTGCTCGGGCTTGTCAGCTTTTTAACGGCAGGCAAGCCGGAAGTGCGCGCTTGGACCATACGCAAAGGGACGCCTGCAGTGGATGCGGCCGGCGTCATCCATTCCGATATTAAGCGCGGCTTTATCCGAGCGGAGACGGTGGCGTATACCCATTTCATTGAGGCAGGTTCCATGGCAAAAGCCAAAGAAAAGGGCTGGGTTCGCTTGGAAGGCAAAGAGTATGTGGTTCAAGACGGCGACATGCTTTTATTCAGATTCAACGTCTGA
- a CDS encoding MATE family efflux transporter: MKPFDPRIISGSRLRSVWILTWPLVALNLVNGTHGFIDHVLVGRFVESTDNAANAAIGVAWQMFMVIVILVVSIFQGMNVLIAHHAGKQDRAAISEVFHNALLASIVSLLCILAPIGYFCAPGLLRLLEVAPEVQRHALPYLRLLFLCGSPLFLMFLLTGAFNASGDPRTPLKLGVLTTILNIVISIVLITGMGPFPPLGVVGAGLGTVLAPIVSCAVGLYLIYSGRMIIQPPKRFHLRINMRILQSMIKIGVPTGIQGVLLNIAGVLLIWYISSLPNSAAVQAAYTICYTQLFSLIAWPAFGLRNGSSTLMGQNIGAGKAQRGKECVTLAAFLGASWAVLVGLLFWVAPDMLLGLFNATEEPVRGYGVDLLRFLAVSGVLFAINQAQTGALQGAGATRPPMVIAFATQIVVLLGLCQIFNMMGMLSAQTIWIAVFSSHILRLILTALVFRSSQWMHIPLDLGSSTREEPAPVID; the protein is encoded by the coding sequence TTGAAGCCCTTTGATCCAAGAATTATATCCGGATCCAGACTCCGTTCCGTCTGGATTCTCACATGGCCCCTCGTCGCACTCAACCTCGTCAATGGTACCCATGGATTTATTGATCATGTCCTCGTCGGCCGATTCGTAGAATCGACCGATAACGCTGCCAATGCTGCCATCGGCGTAGCATGGCAGATGTTTATGGTCATTGTCATTCTCGTGGTTTCCATCTTTCAAGGGATGAATGTGTTGATCGCACACCATGCGGGCAAACAAGACCGCGCCGCGATCAGCGAAGTCTTTCATAATGCCCTGCTTGCGTCCATCGTCTCGCTCCTGTGCATTCTTGCGCCTATAGGCTATTTCTGCGCGCCGGGTCTGCTGCGCCTCTTGGAAGTCGCGCCCGAAGTGCAGCGCCATGCACTGCCCTATCTGCGCCTCCTCTTTTTATGCGGCAGCCCCCTGTTCCTGATGTTTCTCCTTACCGGAGCCTTTAATGCCTCCGGTGATCCGAGAACACCGCTGAAACTCGGCGTCTTGACCACCATCCTGAATATCGTCATCAGTATCGTTCTCATCACAGGTATGGGGCCTTTCCCGCCCCTGGGCGTGGTAGGCGCGGGGCTCGGAACCGTTCTAGCTCCCATTGTCAGCTGTGCCGTCGGCTTGTATCTCATTTATTCCGGACGTATGATCATCCAGCCGCCCAAACGTTTTCATCTGCGCATCAACATGCGCATCCTGCAAAGTATGATCAAAATCGGCGTGCCCACAGGCATCCAAGGCGTGCTCCTCAATATTGCCGGCGTTTTGCTCATTTGGTACATCAGTTCCTTGCCAAACAGTGCTGCCGTCCAAGCCGCCTATACCATTTGCTACACCCAACTCTTTTCACTCATCGCATGGCCCGCTTTCGGACTGCGCAACGGCTCCAGCACGCTTATGGGCCAAAATATCGGCGCAGGCAAAGCACAACGGGGCAAGGAATGCGTCACCTTGGCAGCGTTCTTGGGCGCCTCTTGGGCAGTACTCGTAGGCCTTCTCTTCTGGGTCGCGCCGGACATGCTGCTGGGGCTCTTCAACGCAACCGAAGAACCGGTGCGCGGCTATGGCGTTGATCTTTTGCGCTTCTTAGCCGTCTCCGGCGTGTTGTTCGCCATTAATCAAGCGCAAACGGGAGCGCTCCAAGGAGCCGGCGCCACGCGGCCGCCCATGGTCATCGCCTTCGCCACCCAAATTGTTGTGCTTTTGGGGCTCTGCCAAATTTTCAACATGATGGGAATGCTCAGCGCCCAAACAATCTGGATCGCCGTATTTTCCAGCCATATCTTGCGCCTCATCTTGACTGCCTTGGTTTTTCGTTCTTCCCAGTGGATGCACATCCCCCTTGATCTGGGCAGCTCTACCCGTGAAGAGCCGGCGCCGGTCATAGACTAA
- the larA gene encoding nickel-dependent lactate racemase, with product MNRPYPSPEALLEKQSSWLRLLDRLTPNPLAALDDPAAALRDALRRPLGMDHPALQSFRRGERVALVVPDASRKAQLSVLLPELLDQLADCGIREEDISFFFALGVHRPTTREEQRLILGAEVYGRFHERCINHDARDDKALVFLGETRRGTAVYLNRSVMEREHVILLGSVVPHYFAGFGGGRKALVPGLAGAQTIAHNHALNLHPTEARLDPRVRIAALDGNPVAEDLLEAARMAPPDFIINTVLTGSGALGGLFVGELDEAHRAACRLSAETFCVPIEARADLVIASAGDAPDFVQSHKSLVNAFAAVKPEGRVILLAPAPEGLGGRGYQEFLQMGHPDKVIEALRREADINGQTALSTLEKAPRALLVTQLCEEDVRKLGMTRCDDLEHALRCGREHFRKEGVSHPTGYWMPRAGTTVPLPSTASAL from the coding sequence ATGAATAGACCGTACCCATCACCGGAAGCTTTGTTGGAGAAACAAAGTTCTTGGCTTCGGCTTTTGGATAGGTTAACGCCCAATCCCTTGGCGGCCCTTGATGATCCCGCCGCTGCACTGCGTGACGCGCTCCGGCGTCCCCTGGGTATGGATCACCCGGCGCTGCAGTCTTTCCGTCGCGGCGAGCGGGTGGCGCTGGTTGTTCCTGACGCTTCGAGAAAGGCGCAGCTTTCGGTGCTGTTGCCCGAATTGCTGGATCAGCTGGCGGACTGCGGCATTCGCGAGGAAGACATAAGTTTCTTTTTTGCCTTGGGTGTACACCGTCCGACGACCAGGGAAGAGCAGCGTCTGATCTTAGGGGCGGAGGTCTACGGGCGTTTTCATGAAAGGTGTATCAATCATGATGCGCGTGACGATAAGGCCTTGGTATTTTTAGGAGAGACCCGGCGCGGCACAGCTGTTTATCTGAACCGCTCTGTTATGGAACGGGAACATGTCATATTGCTGGGATCGGTGGTGCCTCATTATTTTGCGGGCTTCGGCGGGGGCAGAAAAGCCTTGGTTCCCGGCCTAGCCGGAGCGCAGACTATCGCCCATAATCACGCGCTCAACCTGCACCCCACGGAGGCGCGTTTGGATCCTCGTGTGCGCATTGCTGCCTTGGACGGGAATCCTGTGGCGGAAGATCTGCTCGAAGCGGCGCGTATGGCCCCGCCCGATTTCATCATCAACACGGTGCTGACGGGGTCAGGCGCGCTAGGCGGTCTGTTTGTAGGGGAACTGGATGAGGCGCATCGTGCCGCCTGCCGACTTTCAGCAGAAACCTTTTGTGTGCCCATTGAGGCGCGTGCCGATCTGGTCATTGCTTCTGCCGGAGACGCACCCGACTTTGTGCAGAGCCATAAGTCCTTGGTCAATGCCTTTGCTGCCGTGAAGCCTGAGGGCAGGGTGATCTTATTGGCGCCGGCACCTGAAGGTCTCGGCGGCAGGGGCTATCAGGAATTTTTGCAGATGGGACATCCTGACAAGGTCATTGAGGCCTTGCGTAGAGAAGCGGACATCAATGGGCAAACGGCCTTGTCTACGTTGGAGAAAGCGCCGCGGGCGCTGTTGGTGACGCAGCTTTGCGAGGAAGATGTCCGTAAGCTTGGGATGACGCGGTGCGATGATTTGGAGCACGCCCTTCGCTGTGGGCGGGAACACTTTCGGAAGGAGGGGGTATCTCATCCGACGGGATATTGGATGCCCCGGGCAGGGACGACCGTTCCTTTGCCCAGCACGGCGTCGGCGCTTTAG